The DNA region ACGACCTGTTGAAAACCGGTCCCAGTGGCACCAATGTCAATGATTTGACATTTTTATTTGCTTTCTAAACCAGCAGTCTGCCCCGATGTGGCGATTTTACGAAACATACATGGATTTCGATCCGTATCAATAATTCAAATGATTAATTCGCCCTGCGATTCAAATGCAAAAACCGCACCATAATATTGAATTCTTCCTATTTTTCAAATTACAGCGATCCATCATCTGCAATGGAGGGCAAAAATGAGAGACTCGATCCATAAATATTTCCAAGTCGGCACGATTCAATGGATGTCACATCCGGCTTCGGCCTATTCAGTTCTGGATTCTTTGAAGATTATCGCCTGCGATGACTATTTCGACGCAGTCGAGATCACACATTTCAGCGATGATGAGACTCGTGATAAAGCCAAAAAGATACTTGACCAGTCACATCTGAAAGTCTGTTACGGCGCGCAGCCCTGCCTGCTTGGCCCAAAATTGAATCCCAATGCCATTGATGAAACAGAACGCGAAAAAGCGGAAAACACGCTGTTAAATGCCGTGGATGAGGCAGCGTATCTTGGCGCAAAAAGTATGGCTTTTCTGGCAGGTAAATGGGAAATACAGACGAAAGATCAGGCTTTTGCACAGCTGTTAAAAACTACGAAAAACGTCTGCGCCCATGCCGCTCAGAAAAACATGACTATCAATCTGGAAGTCTTTGATTATGACATGGATAAAGCTGCATTGATCGGTCCTGCTCCATACGCGGCAAAATTTGCGGCTGAAATGCGCCGCGAATGTGCTAATTTTGGTTTGACGGTCGATCTTTCCCATTTCCCAACCACCTATGAGACCTCGAATTT from Desulfomonilia bacterium includes:
- a CDS encoding TIM barrel protein, producing the protein MRDSIHKYFQVGTIQWMSHPASAYSVLDSLKIIACDDYFDAVEITHFSDDETRDKAKKILDQSHLKVCYGAQPCLLGPKLNPNAIDETEREKAENTLLNAVDEAAYLGAKSMAFLAGKWEIQTKDQAFAQLLKTTKNVCAHAAQKNMTINLEVFDYDMDKAALIGPAPYAAKFAAEMRRECANFGLTVDLSHFPTTYETSNFVIRTLRPYINHFHFGNAVVQKGCDAYGDKHPRFGFPKSANDTMELVDYLTVIKEEGFFHADDPYVLSMEVTPFNGEDADIILANTKRVLNRAWALVQD